In Amyelois transitella isolate CPQ chromosome 27, ilAmyTran1.1, whole genome shotgun sequence, a single genomic region encodes these proteins:
- the LOC106136577 gene encoding uncharacterized protein LOC106136577, with product MTLLFLSKLSIACIILCVVLLIRESNARPPWLKPGSGVFTESAECHTDDELLDLCQRCAKLTKAKQALSACCSTDMEARKWCSDYVYFGRGQFEVY from the exons Atgacattgttatttttgtcg aaactGTCAATAGCATGCATAATCCTATGCGTGGTACTTCTCATCCGGGAATCGAATGCGCGACCCCCATGGTTGAAGCCGGGTAGCGGCGTCTTCACAGAATCAGCTGAATGTCATACAGAT GACGAGCTTCTAGACCTCTGCCAGAGATGCGCCAAGCTGACCAAAGCCAAGCAAGCTCTCTCGGCATGCTGTTCCACCGACATGGAGGCCAGGAAATGGTGTTCAGACTACGTTTACTTCGGAAGAGGGCAGTTTGAAGTCTACTAA